A stretch of DNA from Pontiella agarivorans:
ATGTCATTCTCGCGGTGTGGCGGCGTATCGGCCGGAAGTTGGTTTCCATGATCCGGAATGATGAAGTGGCGACTAAGGTTTTTGGTCCGGATCTGGATCATATTCACCATAAACTGATGCGCAGCGGCATGACGCAGAGGAAAGCGGCCATTGCCCTCTATGGTGCGGCTATTTTCATTTGTCTGATCGCTCTTGGTATGACGGCGATGAACGATAACCGGACAGCATTGCTGATGGTGGGCATGATTGTTGTTCTCCACGTGGTAGTTCGCCGAATTGCCCAGATTGAATTGTGGACTACGACGCAGGTAGTGCTGCAGGGGGTCAGACGTCCGCGTAATCTGGTGGGTATGCTGGTGGCAGTTGGATGGGATATTATCTGTCTGCTGTTTGCCACCTACTTTGTTTTCGGCCTGGTGCTGCAACGCTCTTTTTCCATGCTGCATCTGGCGGTCTGTGTGACGATTCCATTTGCTACGCTCTTTTTCTATAATATCTACCGGGTCGTCTGGACCCGGTCCCGAAACTCGCAGCTTCTGGTTCTTTTTCTGCAGTTACTGGCCGGCGAAGCGCTGGCCTATGTGGCTTTGCTGTGGGCTTCGGATTTGAGCAGTCAGGAGCTGGCGCTGGGGCTCACATTGCATATGATTATTTCTTCTACGGGCATTGTCGGCATGCGGTCTTCACTCCGTATTGCGCGTGATATGAATGCCTGGCTGCGGTGTTCGGTGGGATCTGACAAGGATGTGAAAACACTGATGCTCGGGGCAGGGGAGAATGCGATTCTTTTTCTGCGTCAGGCAACGTTTGAGGATCAGCAGAAGGCTCCTCGTAAAATTGTCGGTATGATTGACGATAATCCGGCGCTGTATCACAAGTCGGTTTTCGGGTATCCGGTGCTGGGAAGTTTTGAAGAACTCGAGTCGGTGATTCAAGAGCAGGGAGTCAACGAGCTTATTTTTACGCATTACTACGATGATGAGTTGCGCGCAAGAATTCTGGCGCTAAAAACGAAATATGATCTTCATATCCGTGATTTTATTTTTGTTCTTCGGGATTTGGCGGAGGATGGGAGCAGCCGGGGAATTCTCAAAGCGTACTCTGTCACTGAAACCGATCCGACCAAGACGGTGAGTATCAATCCGGAAAAAGCGGAAACTGCTCCGCAGGAGCAGCCCCGTCCGGTCAGCGAATAAGATTCCCTTATTCGCGAATCTGTCCGTCGCCTTCGATCACATATTTATAGGTCGTCAGCTCTTCAAGCCCCATCGGTCCGCGGGCATGGAGCTTGTCTGTGCTCACTCCGATTTCGGCGCCCATACCGAACTCCGCGCCGTCGGTGAAACGGGTTGAAGCATTTACATATACGGTGGCGGAATCCACTTCGTTCAGGAACTGGACGGTGGCCTTTTCGTCTTCGGCCACAATGGCGTCCGAATGGCCGGAGCCGTACGTATTAATGTGTTCAATCGCCGCTTTGACATCGTCCACCACTTTAATGGAAAGGATCAGGTCGACATATTCCGTGCGCCAGTCCTCCTCTTTGGCCGGAATGGCGGTGCCGATTAACGATGTGGTCCGGCTGTCGCCCCGCATCTCAACACCGTTCTGGTCAAAAATTCCACCCATTTTCGGAAGGAATTCATCCGCAATATCTTGGTGGACGAGCAATGTTTCCATGGCATTGCAAACCCCGGGTCGCTGGCATTTTGCATTTTCAGCAATCCGGAGGGCCATTTCGAGATCGGCCGAGGCATCCACATAGGTGTGGCAGACGCCGGTGTAGTGTTTGATAACCGGAACGTGTGCCATTTTCATGACCGCCCGGATCAGGCCTTCGCCGCCGCGGGGAATAATCAGGTCGAGATAATCGGTCATCTGGCACATCACTTCCACAGCCGCGCGGTCGATGGTGGGAATCAGCTGGATGCAGTGTTCCGGCATGCCTTTGGATTCGCCGCCCTTCTGCATGGCTTTGGCGATAGCCAGATTAGAATGAATGGCTTCTTTTCCGCCACGGAGGATGACGGCATTCGAGGTTTTGAAGCAGAGTGCTGCCGCATCGCAGGTTACATTGGGGCGCGATTCAAAGATGATGCCGATAACGCCGATCGGGACGCGGCGTTTATGAATTTCCAGTCCGTTCGGGCGGTTCCAGGTGCTGATTTCCTCGCCGACAGGATCCTGCAGTACGGCGACATCGCGCAAGCCCTTAATCATGCTGTCAATGCGGGCATCCGTCAGCTCCAGTCGGTCGAGCATGGCATTGGTCAGTCCGGCTTTGCGTCCGGCTTCAAGATCCTTCTGGTTTTCCTGCTGGATCAGTGCACGCTGAGCGTCCAGCTCTTCGGCCATGGCTTCCAGAATCGCATTTTTTTTGCGCGTTGAAAGGCGGGCGAGTTCACGGCTAGCCGCTTTTGCCTTTGCACCGATTTCGAGTACCTGTTCTTTAATGTCCATGTTTTTGTTCCTTCCTAAAGAATCACCATATTATCGTGATGAACAACTTCACCGGATTTTCCGGCAGTTTTTCGCCCCTTTAAATCATCGATTTCATGACTCGGGAGTTCGACCAGTCCGCGAGCAACCGATTCGCCGCTCGGGGATTGAATATCAACCATTGCGCCCGTTTTGAAATTTCCTTTGACCGCTTTGATGCCTACCGGCAGCAGGCTTTTTCCTTTTCGGAGCGCATCAACAGCGCCGTCGTCGATTACCACACAGCCCTCTGCCCGGTTGAAGAACGCAATCCAGCTTTTTCGCTTGGACATGTTTCCAGCCTTTGGAAAAAGAAGCGTGCCTTCGTCCTGTCCCTGGAAAATATGGGCCAAAACGCCGGGCTTTCGTCCATCGGCAATGACCACGGGAATTCCGTTGTGCGCGGCAATCTGTGCGGATTTCAGTTTCGAAGCCATACCGCCGGTCGACAGATTGTCGGCTTTATCGGCCACCAGCGCGAGCACATCATCGTCGACCTCTTCAATATAAGAGACCCGCTCATCGCCGTTGCGCAATCCATCGGTCGTGCTCAGCAGGACAAGCGCATCGGCATCAATCAGAATCGAAACCAGAGCGGCCAGCACGTCGTTATCACCGAATTTAATCTCTTTCGTGGAGATGGTGTCGTTTTCGTTGATAATCGGAATAACCCGGTTTTTGATCAGATTGATCAGCGTATTTCGTGCATTCAGGTGGCGGGTACGGTGTTTCAGGGCATCGTGGGTGAGCAACACCTGTCCAACGTTCACGCCGTTGGCCTTAAAAAGTTCGTGGTAGGCACTGATTAATGAAATCTGTCCCACGGCTGCCGCCATCTGCAGGTCCGGAATATCCTTCGGGCGGCGGGCAAAATTCAGGGCATCGAGTCCCGCTCCGACGGCACCGGAGGAGACAAAGGCGAGTTCGCCGCCGTCATTCCGGATGGCGGAGAGCTCGTCCACCAGTGCCTTGAGCTGCTGATGGTCGGGACGTCCGGTCTGTTCCACCAGAACCTTGCTGCCCGCTTTCACCACAATCCGTTTTGCGTTTTTAAGGGCTTCTCTATGTTTTCGCTGCACCATGCTGAATCATCTGGGTTAATTAAGCCGTTGGTGCTATCACATCACATTGCGCTTGTCGAGTCGTCCATCGTTTCGTGCTTGTGCCGTTAATTCTGAACATGCACGATGATCGATTCGGAATTACAGGAGATTTATGATGAAACGTGTCGTTATTTTATGGGCTGTTGCCGCTCTGCTCAACGGGTGTGCCAGCAGAAATGCCGAAAAATATGAACCGACCTGGAAATCGCTGGCAAAACATGAGGCCGAACCGGAATGGCTGAAAGATGCCAAACTCGGCATTTATTTCCATTGGGGGCCGTATTCGGTTCCCGCCTATGGAAACGAATGGTATCCGCGCTGGATGCATTTTGAAAACCGGAATGAATATAAGCACCATCTCGCAACCTACGGAAAACCGTCTGAATTCGGTTATCACGATTTTGTGCCGCTGTTTACCGGTGAACATTTCGATGCTGCTGAATGGGCGGAGCTCTTCCGGAAAGCCGGCGCAAAATTTGCCGGCCCCGTGGCAGAGCATCACGACGGATTTTCGATGTGGGATTCAGAGATCACGCCCTGGAATGCGGCCGACAAAGGGCCGAAGCAGGATATTCTCGGCAATCTGTTTGCCGAACTTGAAAAGCGCGATATGAAAACCATTGCCACCTTCCACCATGCGCGGAATCTTCAGCGTTATTCCGATAAACCTGCTGAAAAAGGGTTTCAGGACAGCCATTATCCCTGGATTGAGGGTCAGCCGCCCACATCCGATGATCCTGAATTACGGCTGTTATACGGCAATGTGCCGGAAGAGGAGTGGAACGAAACCATCTGGCTCGGAAAACTCAAAGAAGTGATCGACCATTATCAGCCCGACATCATCTGGTTCGACAGCTGGCTAGACCGTATTCCGGAAACATACCGTCAGCGGTTTGCCGCTTATTATCTGAATCAGGCCGAAAAATGGAATAAAGACGTGGCGATCATCCGTAAACAGAATGATCTGCCGCTGACCTTCAGCATTAACGACCATGAAAAATCGCGTGAACCCAAAGCCCTCAAAGAGCTCTGGATGACCGACGACACGATCAGTACCGGCAGCTGGTGCTATACGCAGGACCTGAAAATTAAACCGCTCAGTATGGTGATTCATGCGGTTGTTGATACCGTGGCCAAAAACGGCGTCGTGCTGCTCAATATTTCACCGAAAGCCGATGGCACCATTCCGCAGGATCAGCGCGATGTGCTGCTGGGGCTCGGGGCATGGCTGAATAAAAACGGAGAAGCCATTTATTCCACCCGCCCGTGGATCAACGCCGCCGAGGGGCCGACCGCCGAGCCGGAAGGCGGATTTGCCGCCCGTAAAAAATTCATGGCGCTGAAGTACACGGAAAAGGATATCCGCTATACGGCTTCCAAAGACGGGAAAACGGTCTATGCCATCATCATGGGAATTCCAAAGGCGGGAAGCGAAGTGCTGTTTAAAACGTTTGCCGCTGAAAAAATCGCCGTGAAAAGGGTGAGTACCCTCAACGGCTCCGCCGTGGATTGGAGCATGACGGATAACGGTCTTTCAGTTAAGGCTGTCGCGACGGACGATACTGCGGCTACGGTGTATAAGGTGGAGCTTTAAATGAGAATTACGAGCGGGCTATTACGCAATCGTCGGTTTCAGGTGCCGGATCAGGAGGTCCGGCCGACCATGGAGGCGGTGCGCGAAGCGGTTTTTTCATCGCTGGGTTCCGTGGAAGGGCTGCATGTGCTGGATCTGTTTGCCGGTTCCGGAGCACTTGGGATGGAGGCCTGGAGCCGCGGGGCGGAATCGGTCACGTTTGTGGAGCAGCATTCCAGAGTCTGGAAAAACCTGCAGCGCAACCTTGAAGA
This window harbors:
- a CDS encoding alpha-L-fucosidase, whose amino-acid sequence is MMKRVVILWAVAALLNGCASRNAEKYEPTWKSLAKHEAEPEWLKDAKLGIYFHWGPYSVPAYGNEWYPRWMHFENRNEYKHHLATYGKPSEFGYHDFVPLFTGEHFDAAEWAELFRKAGAKFAGPVAEHHDGFSMWDSEITPWNAADKGPKQDILGNLFAELEKRDMKTIATFHHARNLQRYSDKPAEKGFQDSHYPWIEGQPPTSDDPELRLLYGNVPEEEWNETIWLGKLKEVIDHYQPDIIWFDSWLDRIPETYRQRFAAYYLNQAEKWNKDVAIIRKQNDLPLTFSINDHEKSREPKALKELWMTDDTISTGSWCYTQDLKIKPLSMVIHAVVDTVAKNGVVLLNISPKADGTIPQDQRDVLLGLGAWLNKNGEAIYSTRPWINAAEGPTAEPEGGFAARKKFMALKYTEKDIRYTASKDGKTVYAIIMGIPKAGSEVLFKTFAAEKIAVKRVSTLNGSAVDWSMTDNGLSVKAVATDDTAATVYKVEL
- the proB gene encoding glutamate 5-kinase, with translation MVQRKHREALKNAKRIVVKAGSKVLVEQTGRPDHQQLKALVDELSAIRNDGGELAFVSSGAVGAGLDALNFARRPKDIPDLQMAAAVGQISLISAYHELFKANGVNVGQVLLTHDALKHRTRHLNARNTLINLIKNRVIPIINENDTISTKEIKFGDNDVLAALVSILIDADALVLLSTTDGLRNGDERVSYIEEVDDDVLALVADKADNLSTGGMASKLKSAQIAAHNGIPVVIADGRKPGVLAHIFQGQDEGTLLFPKAGNMSKRKSWIAFFNRAEGCVVIDDGAVDALRKGKSLLPVGIKAVKGNFKTGAMVDIQSPSGESVARGLVELPSHEIDDLKGRKTAGKSGEVVHHDNMVIL
- a CDS encoding glutamate-5-semialdehyde dehydrogenase translates to MDIKEQVLEIGAKAKAASRELARLSTRKKNAILEAMAEELDAQRALIQQENQKDLEAGRKAGLTNAMLDRLELTDARIDSMIKGLRDVAVLQDPVGEEISTWNRPNGLEIHKRRVPIGVIGIIFESRPNVTCDAAALCFKTSNAVILRGGKEAIHSNLAIAKAMQKGGESKGMPEHCIQLIPTIDRAAVEVMCQMTDYLDLIIPRGGEGLIRAVMKMAHVPVIKHYTGVCHTYVDASADLEMALRIAENAKCQRPGVCNAMETLLVHQDIADEFLPKMGGIFDQNGVEMRGDSRTTSLIGTAIPAKEEDWRTEYVDLILSIKVVDDVKAAIEHINTYGSGHSDAIVAEDEKATVQFLNEVDSATVYVNASTRFTDGAEFGMGAEIGVSTDKLHARGPMGLEELTTYKYVIEGDGQIRE